The DNA window CGCCCCTGCGATCGATTGCGACGCACGCCCGAGAATCGCCGTTCAAGTCGTTTCCGCGCGCGAAGGCGTGAGTTCGCAAAGGGCCCACTGGCCGAAGTTTTCATCTACGCCGATTACCAGGCGTTCCGGGACGTCGACTCCCCGGGTCTTGAGGGCGGCCAGTAATCGTCCTGCCAGGTAGTGGGCGATCAGCTCGGCGGTCGTGTTGATGATCGGCAGCAGGATGCAGTCTTCCCGCGGGAAGACCCAGCGGCGATCTTCGAACCGGGCTTCGACCTCGCGTTCGGAGGCGTGGACTTCAATCGTGGGATGGCCGGTCGGCAGCAGCATCCGGTGGTCGAGCTCGGCGATAATCGCCTGGAGCTCGTCCCGCAGGGCGATGAAGTCGATCACGTAGGAGTTCTCATCCAGCGGCCCGCTGACCTCGGCCGACACCCTCCAGTTGTGGCCGTGCAGCCGCTCGCAGATATTGCCGTTGAAGGTGATAAAGTGCGCGGCGCTAAACACCAGCTGCTCTTTTTCCAGAAACACACGGTACGAGGCGGTCATTCCAGAACTCTTCTTCTGCAGCAGACGGATCGCCTGCCAGGACGGGATTGGGGCCGCTGGCTATCCAGCGGAACGGCGGGCGAAAACCTACAGCCGCCTTAGCTGGCGATAACATTCCCACTGGTACGCTTCATAGGGGCCCGCATCAATTTCGGCCTGATCCCCCTGGCTGACATAGTGGGCCAGCAGACGCAGATCGCTGTCGCTGAACAGCCAGCCCAGGTCGACCCGCAAACCGCTGTTGGCCGCTTTGACCATGTGGGCGTACACTTCTTGCTGGTCCAGCTGGCGAATCTGTTGGCATTCAAACAGCGTAAAACCGCCCGACAGCAACCGCCATGTCCAATAATGGGGCGG is part of the Lignipirellula cremea genome and encodes:
- a CDS encoding 6-pyruvoyl trahydropterin synthase family protein, with translation MTASYRVFLEKEQLVFSAAHFITFNGNICERLHGHNWRVSAEVSGPLDENSYVIDFIALRDELQAIIAELDHRMLLPTGHPTIEVHASEREVEARFEDRRWVFPREDCILLPIINTTAELIAHYLAGRLLAALKTRGVDVPERLVIGVDENFGQWALCELTPSRAETT